CTGCATTGATGAAGGCGAGACCGGCGACATTCAAGGGGCAATATATTAGGAACATAACGCTGTCCTCAACGATGGGGCCAGGGGTTAAGGTAGACCTTCAGAAGGCAAGAGAGCTGATAGAGGCAGCATAAAAGTAAGAGAAGAAAGAATGGGGCGTCGGCTCCGCTGACGCCCCATTCTTTTGTAATTTCACTTCTCAACTTCTACCTTGAAATTCCTGTATGCCACAACCGTGTCGCCCTTGCTTCCTGACCAGCGCCTTGGAACTAAAACTATCTCGCCATTCGGAATCGTTGGGGTTGCATTTAGGTTCTCGTCTCTTATGTTGATTATCTCTTCTCCATCCAAGTTCACTATAATGGTGGAGCCGCGAACGCTCAGTCTTAGAGAATGCCAGCTCCCGTCCACTGCCCAGGGAATGGATACAAGGGGGTTTTCATCTCCCGTGGATATCCCCTCCGATATCTTGTGAAGCTGAATGTTCTTATCAGAGAAATTCAAGGAATAGCTGTTTTGCGCATCCTTGTATCTGAAAGCAAACCAAGGGCAATCCCTCCAATCGCTACCCCTTGATATTATCCTGAATTCAACGCTGAATGAATAATCCCTCCAATCGTTCAGCCCGAAATGTATGCCATCACCTATCCAGCCATCACCAATACCATTCCTACCTATCAGAACCCCATTTTCAACCATCCATTCGCCAGCTGAGGGTCTCCATACGGGAGAGAGCTTCCCTTCATAGGAGAACGATGGCTCGCTTAAAGAACCCATAAAGACGACCTTTCCAAATCTCTCTGGGTTGTGGAATGTATCTGTTGGCGACCAGGAGGAGAATTCGGGTTTTTTGAGCGTGTTTGACCTATCTATCCTGAACAGCTGAATCCTCCATTCAGAGCCAATCGTCGGTTTATATGGAAGGAAGTTTTTGAGGGGGATAGCAATCTCAACCGTCCATTCCTTGTCCTTATCCTCTCTATTATCAACTGTTCCGTCTATCTTTATACCGATTTTCGCATCCTCAGCATTCCATTTGCGAAGCTCCCTCCAATCGCCGGGATTTCCATTTTTAGGCTCAACTATGTTTAGGTCAATAAGAACGCCCAAGGGATTGACCTCGAATTCCTTATAATTCCTTCCCGTTCCGCTTGGGTCTACATATACCTCTACTACCTCCTCTTCCCACAATGGTTCATCTCTTCCCTTCATCGTAGCCCAAATATCCTCATCCTGACATCTGAAGGCGATGTAGAGATTCTCATCATCCCAAAGCATCTTCGCTTGGGTTGAATAGGTTGGCTTTGAGAGATTGAATTGACGAAAATCATTGATTGTCTCCGCATAGAGCCAAGTGGTGTCGCTAAGGTCTCCATCTATATGGGGTGGAGTAGGGGCTCTGAAGATTGTATATTTGGATGGAGGAGCTGGCTGCTTGGATATGAAGGCAATAACATCCTTGAGAATTGGGAAGAGATACTCATCCTTTTGGAGAAGGGAACACCAGACATAAAGCAAACGCGCTCCCCTAAGCTCACCTTGCATATATTCAATGTAGGCGATGGCTTCGCCATAAGACCTTCCCCGTGAATCCTTAAGGGTGAGGATGGGGATGTATTTGACACCTTCCACAGGGGGCTTAACAGCTCCTCGCCAGCGCTGGTCAACATCTTTAAGCCAGGGGAATTTAACCGGTAGGGAAGTTATGATTTTTTGATTTTTGTTAAGTTGGAAAGTGAGGTTGACATTGGGAGGGCTCTCCCAGCTGTTGCCGATATAAAGACCGAACTTGCTTGCGGAAACAACTGGTCTATTGTTTTCGTTATAATAGAAGGGATAAGGACCGTTGGGAAGGAAGATTATGAATCCGCCATTCTTCAAGTAATTCAGAATGGCTTTGTCGCCGTTTTCCGCACCACCTATATTCTGATAATATCCTTCGCCCCCCAGATATAATAGAGCCCAGATTTTCTGGGCATTTAGATAAGAAGGGTCAACGATTTGTTGAGGGGATGGTGTATCTATGTATTCCATTGCTTTTGCTTTTCTCAATAGGGTTATTATATTGCTGGAGAGATTTGGTTGGGGAAGTATGGCTATATGTCCTTTGAGTGGAGCGAGGTTCTCCGCGAGCTTAAGGTTCGCCAATCTCTCCTCTTTCTTTCTCTTCTCTTCCGCTTTCTTCTCCGCTTCCTTCAATAGGGAGAAAATGGATGATAGGGATTTATCGTGTAGGTTCGTCAAGCTCACAGCCAATATATCAAGATTTTCCCCTCTTATCTCCCTTATATCACCACCAACCTTCTGCCAGATGAGTTCTATCTTCCATTCAAATAGAGGTGGCCAACCGTATATGACGGGGATGCGATTAGCGAGCTTAATTTTACTTTCTCCATTTTGGAGAACTAAGCTTAGGGAGCTTCTCTCATTCACATTTGTTATCAGGAGGAAGACATAGGTGGCGGATTGATTGACCGGGATGGAAGAGTTTCTCACCGCATTCTTCCCTTGATTCAATGTAGGGTCAACAAGGAAGAAGGGGATGCCGTAGAGTATGCGTTCACCCGGAATGAGACCTGCGAAACTGGATGGGTCATCCCAATTTTGGGGCAGGGAGAAGTTGCAATGGGGAGCGAGATTGAGGATTTGGAAGCCCTCAACCTTGGGAGGTTCAGGAGTTCTTGGCTTGGCTATTGAGCAGTCAATTATAGGTGCGGATGGGTCGTATTGTCCAATGGAGACGATATCTCCATTTTGCACATTCTTTATATAGATTGAATCTGGACGCTGGGGATATGTGAGATAATCCCCACCGGCTTTAAGTTGGGTTTGCTTGCCCTCTCTTATGAGGAAGACCGGCTTGTTCCTGATGTCAAAATAGGGGAAGGTTACAACTAAGTCAAAGGGGGAAGAGCGGGTTGAGACTATTCGGAAGGAGAAGTTGGATTCCTTGTAGCGATAATCTGCTATGTTAGTATCCGGCGAGCTTTTGTTGAAGGCGAGGGCGCCTTTCTCCCCGCAGACAACCCTCACCTCTGCATTGCCAATGGGATAGGCAAGGTAGGTTAGTCCTGTGGAGAGGAAGCCGAAGGTGCTTCTCTTTCCCTTTCCTCCCACGAGGCAGCCATCGTATAGCCCGTACATCTCCGCGAAGGCACCATCGTATTCCCTTATTGAGGGATAATATTCGTCTCGGAAAAGCTGAGGCCATCTCTCAACCATTCCCCTCAAATAATGCCCTATAATCGGGTCGCCCGTTGCCACATAGGTCAAAGCCAAGGCGTAAGCCACTGACCAGACCTCGTTGGCGCAGGCTTCTCCCAGCCAGGGATATCCCGAGTTCGGTTCCATAAAGAAGGAAGCGTCAATATCGTCGGATTTATCGTTATCGCTTATGAAGATTGGGAGATTCTTGTAGAGCATAGCCAAGGTGAGCTTATAAGCTTCTTGGGCAAGGGAAGCTCTTCCGGGGTCGTTGCGGAAAGTATAATAATAGGCTAGCAGAAATGTGGTAGCGGGAGCGGCGTGCCAACAGAATTGGGAGGCGGGAACGTCATCGTAGCAGTTGCGGGTGTAGAGGATGTATTTGGTGAAACGGAGGGCGCCGTCAATATAGGGGAGGTATGCGGGATTATGCTCGTGGCGATAGGCTTCAAGGAAGGCTAAGGCAACCTGCCAGCCCTGCGGCTGATGAATAGTGGGAACTCCCTTGCCATATCTCTCGTGCCAATCTCCCTTTATGGGCTTTTTCCAAAAAACGCAATCCTCGCCATTAATTCTCATCTTCTCCGCGTTCTGCATGAGGAAATTTAGGTCCTCTCTAAGCTTGCTTATTGCCTTCTCGTTATTTTGCTCATAGATGTAATCAATGACGGGATTCAAAGTGTGGCAATCAACGCCCCAGGCATCTATATTGCCGGGCTTTTGGAAGGGATTTCCCTCTCCAATGACACTGTAGAGACCGCCGAACGAAGGAACGGGGAAATTGAAGAGGCGGAATTGCTGGGGAAGCCAGCCGAAATCGTTGTTGAGGGGAGCGGACGGCAATAGGTCCCTATATCTTTCCCAGATGTAATGATGGACGAAGAAGTTGGGGTCGTCATCGGATGGGAGGTTGAGAGAGAAGATGATGCGGAAATGGGTTTGGATGATATCTCCCTTCTTGGGATAGCGGAGGTCTCGGTAGACATTTTCAGCGTAGGGATAAACGAGGGTGAAGAATTGCTCGGCTTCTTTAAATTTCCAGCAGTAGGCAGTGGCGATGTCCTTCTCACTGTTATCCGTGAGCCTTGTTCCTTGAAACTCATAGCCGACATATTTATTCTCGCTTGGCTTCCAAAGTCCGACAACGGGAACCGGATAGGCGCCCAGAGGAGGGGCATAAGTCCAATTGTTTGACCAGTTGCTAGCTATATGCTTGCCTGGACCCTCCGCGTTTAGAAGAGGATAGGGGTCGGAAATGGGCGTGGGGATTAGCCATCCCCTTTGATGGAAGACCTCCGCCCCTAAAATTGGGCAAATAAGGAAATGGAAAGGAACCTTGCCGATTTCGGATTCCCATTTTTGAGGGGAGAAATCGGAGAGCTCAAGGCGGAAAGAGATTTCAGGGTAGGGGTCGTTGGGATAGAGTTTGAGAGAGATGAAGGAAGTTTTGCTGAATGTTGGTGTGGAAGTAGAGCGGATATCGGAGAACACGAGGGAGTTTTCTTTGATTTCCACTTTATTGGCGTAGATATTTTTCAAAGAGCCGAAGAAGATGTCGGCAATATCCTTTCCCGAGCTTGAAAGATGGAAGCCGATTGCCCTTCCGTTATAAAGTATAGGTGAGACGGAAGTTAGGTTATTTGAAAGAGTTTGGGGAAGGGCGGCGAAGGAGAAGAGCAAAAGAAACAAAGGAACAAAGACCATATCATGAATCCCTCCCGTAAGTTTTGATTTTAATTTTAAGACAAAAGGAGAAAAATGTTAAGGCATTTTATAGTGGGAAAAGATGAGGCAAAATTGCATCGCTACTCTATGTTCTGAAGCTCTACAAATTGTTGTTTTCCCTCAAATATTGGATGTATAATTTTCCTATGAAGCAAATCTTTCTCCTTTTCATTTCCGCCTTTTCCCTTGCCAGTTTTCTGCCTCGCTTAATTTCCTTCTCGGCGAGCGGGAAGGAGGTCCAGCCTGGCGGGAAGCTTTTCTTCGCTTATGAATTTCAAAATGTAGGGAGTGGGGAGGAGGAAAATTATCTCATCTTTGTCCACGCCCGCATTAAGGGAACGGATGAAGGATTTGGCGGTGACTTCGCTCCCTTCCACCCCACATCCCGCTGGAGAAGGGGCGAGATAATAAGGGAAAATTCCTGCCTTGAGATACCCAAAGATGCGCCCAAAGGAGATTATGTCCTATATATAGGCTTCTATTCTCCCAAGGGAAGGATAGAGATGGACAACAAAGAGATAGAGAGGGAAGGATTGAGATATGAGGTGTTTTCTTTCAAGGTGGGAGAGAAGAGCGAAAGGGAGGTTGTAAGCAAGGTGTTTAAGCCTTCATTGACTTTGGAGGGGATTCCCGTTAAGCAGAGATTGGTTACTTTAGAAACCCGGAAATTGAAATTAATAGCGGAAGAGAATTATCCAATGATAAAAACAATCGTTTATAAGGAAACGGGGGAGAAGTTCGTTGGTGGTAGAAGCGAGGATTTTCAAATTGAGATGATTTCTTCCGATGGGAGAGCGGTTTATGCTCCTTCAAGTCACTATATAATAGAAGCGGCTGGTAGAAAAGCGGGAGAAAGGATTGTTTATGATATAAGGGTGAGGGAAGAAGGGAAGGAGATAATGAGTCTTGCAATTTGGTTTGAATCGCAAAACGATTGTTTAACGATTGGTTGGGGTGATGTTAAGGTGAATGGTTATTGTCTTTCCGCCATTAGGCTTCCGATTTTGGGATTGGAAAAGGGGAAATTAACTTTGCCCCTGATGGAAGGAAGGTTAGTTGATAGCGAGAAATCCTTCCCTCATAGGGAGATAATCGGCCTTGATGGCTGGCGTTCCCCTCTCACTTACTCCACTCTCTATGGCGAGAAATCCTTCGCTCTTCTGGAACTGAAGTCTGTTGAGGACAGGGTCATCGGGGAAGTAGAGGAAGGAAAAGCTTCTTTATGCATCATTTTCAATTGCCACTCTACTACAAATCCACCCCTTTTCCTTCAGAATTCATCCCAAGCGATTATTCATTTCGGAAAAGGGGATTGGATTTCCGCGGCCAAGCTCGTGAGGAAGAAAATAAAGGGGAAGATTTTGCCGATTTATAAGAATTCGTTGATTTATAAAATCTTCTGCGATATCCCCCAGGCGGAGCTACCTATAACGACATTTGATGAGGCTAAGGAGATAATAAAGAGAATTTACCATTTAACGAGGGGGATGAAGCAGATAGTTTATCTAGTGGGCTGGCAATATAGAGGGCACGATACAGGATATCCCGCGATAGATAAGGTTAACGAGAGGCTGGGAGGAAGGGAGGGTTTGCTGAAGTTAATTGAGGAGGCAAGAAATTATAACGCCGTAGTTTCCTTCCACGATAACTACGACGATGCCTATATGGATAGCCCTGCTTGGAATGAAGATTTCATCTGCAGAACGCCAAATGGGGAGCTGGTAAAGGGAGGTGTTTGGGCTGGCGGTCAATCCTATATAATCAATCCAAAGAGATATGTTGAGGGCGGGTACGCAAGGAGGAGAGTGGAGGAGACATTTGCTTTATATCCTATTAAAGAATCATATCATATTGATGTTCTCTCCGCCGTTCCACTGAGATATAGCTATTCAGGGCATACATGCACTGGGCTGGAGAGCGTGGAGTTCAAAAAGAAAATCGTGGAGATGTTCAGGGAGAGGGGAGTGGATGTGACATCGGAGCTTCTCACTCAACCCTTCCTGGGTTTTCTCACCTATTTCTGGCATTTGACCTCCTCAGATGACGCCCCTTGGATAACGAAGGATTTCTTCTTGAACGAGGAAATAATCCCATATGTCCCCGCCTGCGTCCGCAGCAAGGCGATTTATGGGCAGAGGGGATATAGGGGAGGGGTGGTATCAATGGATGTGACGAAGGATAATTGGCGGGAATACATAAGATTGGTATTTCTTGAGACATTGCCTTCCCTTCTCTTTATAGACGAGGAAATAGAAGATTATAGAGATGGGAAATTGATATATCCATCGGGCTGGTGGAGCGAAAAGGACGAGGTTTTCTGCAGGGGAAGGTATGTAAGGAGGGGAGGAGATGTATTCTTGCCTCGGTACGAGGGAATTTGGTTGGCTTACAGCGACAAGGGAGGAAAGGTGGAATGGGAGTTGCCGGATGGGTGGGATAAAGTGGAGGTTTATCGAATTTGGGAGGATGGGAAGAGGGAAAAAGTCAAATGTGATTTAAAGGACGGGAGGTTCAGCTTTGAAGCGGAAAAGCAAGGAGTCTATGAAGTTATCAAAGGATAAAAAGGATAAGAGGTGGGGACTTCTCTTTCTCGTCGTTTTGTTCGTCTTGTATTTCTCTTTGGTGGCGCTTTATTCATCAAATATACCGGTTGGGAAGGGAGTGGATGAGGAGGCTCATTTTCTCTATGTTGAGGATATCCTCAAAAGCGGTCATCTACCTAAACTCAATATTCCCCATGGAGGACATTACGAATCCCACCAACCACCCCTATTCTATATCCTTTCCCTCCCCATAGCCTATCTTTGTGGTGAGAACTGGCGGGTTTGGGGGAGGATATTCTCAGCCATATTGATAGCCCTTAGCGGTTATATTTGTTATCTTGCGGGCAGAAGATTATTCAAAAGAGAGTTTCTCGCTATTGCCAGCGGTGCTTTCGTTCTGCTTCTTCCCGGCAATATCCTAATTGCCTCTGGATTCACTAACGACAGCTTAGTGCAGGCGCTCTTCTCGCTTGCTATATTCTTCCTTTTGGGGGAGAAAGAGAGGGATTGGCTTTTGGGGGGATTGGCGACTGCGGGAGCGATAATGGCGAAGCTGAGCGTGATCATCCTAATCCCCGCGGTTTTCCTTGCTTTCCTTCTTTCTCTAAAGAATA
This window of the bacterium genome carries:
- a CDS encoding glycosyltransferase family 39 protein; translated protein: MKRKSKESMKLSKDKKDKRWGLLFLVVLFVLYFSLVALYSSNIPVGKGVDEEAHFLYVEDILKSGHLPKLNIPHGGHYESHQPPLFYILSLPIAYLCGENWRVWGRIFSAILIALSGYICYLAGRRLFKREFLAIASGAFVLLLPGNILIASGFTNDSLVQALFSLAIFFLLGEKERDWLLGGLATAGAIMAKLSVIILIPAVFLAFLLSLKNKGDWRKEINKLLLFFLPIVLIDSWWFVRNMILYGDFLGWRVFQEAFASSPHPSYFLERGYSWGGYWLLVFVTCFGSFWTPLLKFRFLPTGYYIIPAICLLLAIWGDIKWIKKEEKDKAAKIYLLVFSFFLLFLSFIRFNLYFFEAQGRYLYPAICAFSLLFNGGLEKINRFLPYIFYLYLLPLAFLSLSLL